In one Vulgatibacter incomptus genomic region, the following are encoded:
- a CDS encoding phosphatase domain-containing protein, with protein MGEVRHVYRWDLDKTYLRTDFDSLRGLIRTALEKANAKVNVAGSAALLRELQSAGETRVCIISGSPRQMRRTLEEKMRLDGVELDELVLKPNMENLFRGRFRAIRDQVGYKLPALLDGRTRVSPTSRETLFGDDAEADAFVYSLYADLIAGRIPVSELAQILDHCGLYDDDTARTLDLAVRIPKGPPAVDRIFIHLDSFTPPARFDAYDGRVVPIYNYFQAAILLMIDGRIGPVAVARIAAELTQGYGYSLVSLANSFQDLVRRGLASAHDVSALRLAFEAQDAVLEALRPAGASIEAFLQRLGMLAGVRPARIGNTSTDYLAILRAEGPPRKWRSARKAPKKRKSEGDPF; from the coding sequence GTGGGGGAAGTTCGGCACGTCTACCGCTGGGATCTCGACAAGACCTACCTTCGGACCGACTTCGACAGCCTGCGCGGCCTCATCCGCACGGCGCTCGAGAAGGCGAACGCCAAGGTCAACGTCGCAGGGAGCGCCGCTCTCCTGCGTGAGCTCCAGTCGGCGGGCGAGACGCGGGTCTGCATCATCAGCGGCTCGCCCAGGCAGATGCGGCGCACCCTCGAGGAGAAGATGCGCCTCGACGGCGTGGAGCTCGACGAGCTCGTGCTGAAGCCCAACATGGAGAACCTCTTCCGCGGGCGCTTCCGGGCCATCCGCGATCAGGTCGGCTACAAGCTCCCGGCGCTCCTCGACGGGCGGACGCGGGTGAGCCCGACCTCGAGAGAGACGCTCTTCGGCGACGACGCCGAGGCCGACGCCTTCGTCTACTCGCTCTATGCGGATCTGATCGCGGGCAGGATCCCGGTGAGCGAGCTCGCGCAGATCCTGGACCACTGCGGCCTCTACGACGACGACACGGCCCGCACCCTGGATCTCGCGGTGAGGATCCCCAAGGGGCCTCCCGCGGTGGACCGGATCTTCATCCACCTGGATTCGTTCACGCCCCCCGCCCGCTTCGACGCCTACGACGGCAGGGTCGTGCCGATCTACAACTACTTCCAGGCCGCCATCCTCCTGATGATCGATGGACGGATCGGTCCAGTGGCGGTGGCCCGCATCGCGGCCGAGCTCACCCAGGGGTACGGCTACTCGCTCGTCTCCCTGGCCAACTCCTTCCAGGATCTCGTCCGCCGCGGTCTCGCGAGCGCCCACGACGTCTCGGCGCTCCGGCTGGCATTCGAGGCGCAGGACGCGGTGCTCGAGGCCCTCCGGCCGGCGGGCGCGTCGATCGAGGCTTTCCTCCAGCGGCTCGGGATGCTGGCAGGCGTCCGCCCGGCGCGAATCGGCAACACGAGCACCGACTACCTCGCGATCCTCCGGGCGGAGGGGCCGCCCCGAAAGTGGAGGAGCGCTCGGAAGGCACCCAAGAAGCGGAAGTCGGAGGGCGATCCGTTCTGA
- the plsX gene encoding phosphate acyltransferase PlsX, producing MLGPTIAFDAMGGDFAPTEVVRAAARLSLESTLQVVLVGDEPILSGLLAQSRHNPERIAVHHASQAIGMGEIPAIALERKSDASIAVAAKLVADGVADALVTAGNTGAAVLACRQSMRLLPGVKRAALASVFPTERRRGGKSDPFSLILDVGAGLEATAEDLVTFAELGSAYARVISRNPMPRVALLSTGTEEEKGPDEVVEAHRLLRTLPGIDFVGNIEGLDIPRGVADVVVTNGFVGNVVIKMLEGVSETVLELARYAYKERLLWRMGITMLSGGIRQLKRVTDWQQYGGAPILGFDRVVIKAHGRSREQALVNAGKVAAKAVVANLTGAMGGQAAWPEDDVRMAAEG from the coding sequence ATGCTTGGCCCCACCATCGCGTTCGACGCCATGGGCGGAGACTTCGCGCCGACCGAAGTCGTGCGCGCCGCCGCCCGCCTCTCCCTGGAATCCACGCTCCAGGTCGTCCTGGTGGGTGACGAGCCGATCCTCTCCGGGCTGCTCGCCCAATCCCGGCACAACCCGGAACGCATCGCGGTCCACCACGCGTCTCAGGCGATCGGCATGGGAGAGATCCCTGCCATCGCCCTCGAGCGAAAGTCCGACGCGTCGATCGCGGTGGCGGCGAAGCTGGTCGCGGACGGTGTCGCCGACGCGCTCGTCACGGCGGGGAACACGGGCGCCGCGGTCCTCGCCTGCCGACAGTCCATGCGCCTCCTCCCCGGGGTGAAGCGGGCGGCGCTCGCCTCGGTCTTCCCCACCGAGCGGCGGCGGGGCGGCAAGTCGGATCCCTTCTCGCTGATCCTCGACGTGGGCGCCGGCCTCGAGGCCACCGCGGAGGATCTGGTCACCTTCGCGGAGCTGGGATCGGCGTACGCCCGGGTGATCTCCCGAAACCCCATGCCTCGTGTCGCGCTCCTCTCCACCGGCACCGAGGAGGAGAAGGGGCCCGACGAGGTCGTAGAGGCGCATCGACTCCTGCGGACCCTCCCCGGAATCGACTTCGTGGGGAACATCGAGGGCCTGGACATCCCCAGGGGCGTCGCCGACGTGGTGGTGACCAACGGCTTCGTGGGGAACGTCGTGATCAAGATGCTCGAGGGCGTCTCGGAGACGGTCCTCGAGCTCGCGCGCTACGCGTACAAGGAGCGGCTCCTCTGGAGGATGGGGATCACCATGCTCTCCGGCGGGATCCGGCAGCTCAAGCGCGTCACCGACTGGCAGCAATACGGCGGCGCGCCGATCCTCGGCTTCGATCGCGTGGTGATCAAGGCCCACGGCCGCTCGAGGGAGCAGGCCCTCGTGAACGCGGGAAAGGTCGCGGCCAAGGCGGTGGTTGCGAATCTGACCGGAGCGATGGGCGGCCAAGCCGCCTGGCCCGAGGACGACGTTCGAATGGCGGCGGAGGGGTAG